In one Achromobacter spanius genomic region, the following are encoded:
- the lipA gene encoding lipoyl synthase, with protein sequence MSTLAESAVPPNESAAASAPVEAVYDPTQKQKSQAKTARIPIKIVPAERLKKPEWIRVKAAAPGSRFYDIKRILREHNLHTVCEEASCPNIGECFGKGTATFMIMGDKCTRRCPFCDVGHGRPDPLDTKEPENLARTIAALKLSYVVITSVDRDDLRDGGAGHFVDCITHIRELSPTTRIEVLVPDFRGRLDRALTILNAGPPDVMNHNLETVPRLYKQARPGSDYMHSLKLLAEFKKLHPEVPTKSGLMLGLGETDEEILQVMRDMREHNVDMLTIGQYLQPSEHHLPVLRYVHPDTFAMFEREAYAMGFSHAAVGAMVRSSYHADEQAHAAGVN encoded by the coding sequence ATGTCTACGCTCGCCGAGTCCGCTGTTCCCCCGAACGAATCCGCTGCTGCTTCCGCTCCCGTGGAAGCCGTCTACGATCCGACGCAAAAACAGAAGTCGCAAGCCAAGACGGCACGCATCCCCATCAAGATCGTCCCGGCCGAACGCCTGAAAAAGCCCGAATGGATCCGCGTGAAAGCCGCCGCGCCCGGCTCGCGCTTCTACGACATCAAGCGCATCCTGCGCGAACACAATTTGCACACGGTCTGCGAAGAAGCCTCCTGCCCGAATATCGGCGAGTGCTTCGGCAAGGGCACGGCCACGTTCATGATCATGGGTGACAAGTGCACCCGCCGCTGCCCGTTCTGTGATGTGGGCCATGGCCGCCCCGATCCGCTGGACACCAAAGAACCCGAGAACCTGGCGCGCACCATTGCCGCGCTGAAGCTGTCTTACGTGGTCATCACCTCGGTGGACCGCGATGACTTGCGCGACGGCGGCGCGGGCCACTTCGTGGACTGCATCACGCACATCCGCGAACTGTCGCCCACCACCCGCATTGAAGTGCTGGTCCCCGACTTCCGCGGCCGTCTGGACCGCGCGCTGACTATCCTGAACGCCGGCCCCCCGGACGTCATGAACCACAACCTGGAAACCGTGCCGCGCTTGTACAAGCAGGCACGTCCGGGTTCGGACTACATGCACTCGTTGAAGCTGCTGGCTGAATTCAAGAAGCTGCACCCCGAAGTGCCCACCAAGTCAGGACTGATGCTGGGTCTGGGCGAAACGGATGAAGAAATCCTGCAAGTGATGCGCGACATGCGCGAGCACAACGTGGATATGCTGACGATTGGTCAGTATCTGCAGCCGTCTGAACACCACTTGCCCGTGCTGCGTTATGTGCACCCGGATACGTTCGCGATGTTTGAGCGTGAAGCGTATGCGATGGGCTTTTCGCATGCGGCGGTGGGCGCGATGGTGCGGTCTTCGTATCACGCGGATGAACAGGCGCATGCGGCTGGGGTGAATTGA
- a CDS encoding substrate-binding domain-containing protein produces MSLLPPPRLVALIAPRLDNGPASRAMQACAERLAPQGYFLTAGPWHDPAMLPQLAALHPAAALVIGPLDEPALRAGLAALEIPVVETWSASAHPLDTAVVIDNEEAGRAAARHLAEKRHALVACISADNPWERARRQGFISAAAALGLDRVADIVQPEVLRMNDGRMAFLRLLATNTIFDAVFCTSDLLAAAAVSEAHNRDLHVPQDLAVLGFTDDGSAAQWAQGLTTLGIDAEDLGRRAAQVLLDRLQGELAAGQHQTLDVTFEPRLST; encoded by the coding sequence ATGTCCCTCCTTCCCCCGCCACGCCTTGTCGCTTTGATCGCCCCCCGCCTGGATAACGGGCCCGCAAGCCGTGCCATGCAAGCGTGTGCGGAACGCCTGGCGCCCCAGGGCTACTTTCTGACGGCGGGCCCATGGCACGACCCGGCCATGCTGCCGCAACTTGCCGCGCTGCATCCGGCCGCGGCGCTAGTCATCGGCCCGCTGGACGAACCCGCGTTGCGCGCCGGCTTGGCGGCGCTGGAAATACCGGTGGTGGAAACCTGGAGCGCATCGGCGCACCCGCTGGACACCGCCGTGGTCATCGACAATGAAGAGGCCGGCCGAGCGGCGGCGCGTCATCTTGCCGAGAAGCGCCATGCGCTGGTGGCCTGCATCAGCGCCGACAATCCGTGGGAACGCGCGCGCCGCCAAGGTTTCATCAGCGCCGCGGCGGCGTTGGGACTGGATCGGGTGGCGGATATCGTGCAGCCGGAAGTGCTGCGGATGAACGACGGCCGCATGGCATTCTTGCGCTTGCTGGCCACCAACACGATTTTTGATGCGGTATTTTGCACGTCCGACCTGCTGGCCGCGGCGGCGGTGTCGGAAGCCCACAATCGCGACCTGCATGTACCGCAGGATCTGGCGGTATTGGGGTTTACGGACGACGGCAGCGCCGCGCAATGGGCGCAAGGCCTGACCACGTTGGGGATAGATGCCGAAGATTTGGGCCGTCGGGCTGCGCAGGTATTGCTGGACCGCCTACAAGGTGAGCTGGCGGCCGGCCAGCATCAAACGCTGGACGTCACGTTCGAACCCCGCCTAAGCACGTAG
- a CDS encoding tetratricopeptide repeat protein produces the protein MKTAYTAADVAATTPEQLAQLREGPPEPYAAWIGAAAELGLVEAQTIYGQMLLDGVGVARQPDAALVWFKRAANADHPMAINMVGRCYENGWGVPADDTVAAYWFRLAADHGLDWGMYNYAHMLRAGRGGVTQNKAAALALYQQAAQAGHVKSIGVVGRFYEAGEVVEQDLERAFDCYQRCAEGGDFRGMFHLGRLLLLRGKKEEAVQWLVQVPETATPAFLKEANTLLQDSGFPALYEV, from the coding sequence TTGAAGACCGCTTACACCGCCGCCGATGTCGCCGCGACCACGCCAGAACAACTGGCCCAATTGCGTGAAGGCCCACCGGAACCCTACGCCGCCTGGATCGGGGCGGCGGCTGAGCTTGGGCTGGTCGAAGCGCAGACCATCTACGGCCAGATGCTGCTGGACGGCGTGGGCGTGGCGCGCCAGCCCGACGCCGCGCTGGTCTGGTTCAAACGCGCCGCCAATGCCGATCATCCGATGGCCATCAATATGGTGGGGCGCTGCTACGAAAATGGCTGGGGCGTGCCGGCCGACGATACCGTTGCGGCGTATTGGTTCAGGCTGGCCGCAGACCACGGACTGGATTGGGGCATGTACAACTACGCGCACATGCTGCGCGCAGGCCGGGGCGGTGTGACGCAGAACAAGGCCGCGGCACTGGCGCTTTACCAGCAGGCGGCACAGGCCGGGCATGTGAAATCCATCGGCGTGGTTGGCCGGTTTTACGAAGCGGGCGAGGTGGTCGAACAAGACCTGGAACGCGCCTTCGACTGCTACCAGCGTTGCGCCGAGGGCGGCGATTTTCGCGGCATGTTCCATCTGGGCCGACTCTTGCTGCTGCGCGGCAAGAAAGAGGAAGCAGTCCAATGGCTGGTCCAGGTACCAGAAACCGCCACGCCGGCATTCCTGAAAGAAGCGAATACGCTGTTGCAAGACAGCGGCTTTCCTGCGCTATACGAGGTATGA
- the lipB gene encoding lipoyl(octanoyl) transferase LipB, whose amino-acid sequence MIKWLARPADYLPVWQDMQAYTALRGADTPDEIWLCEHAPVYTLGQAGLPQHVLNPGNIPIVHCDRGGQVTYHGPGQVMAYALFDLRRVDMYVKEYVTLLEGAVIDTLTQHGVDGACRKPGAPGVYVPDPDLGPGSGELAKIAALGIKIRNGRAYHGVSLNVDMDLAPFLGINPCGYEGLRTVDMAACGVRRLPTDVGDALARNLADAWRRARSTL is encoded by the coding sequence GTGATCAAGTGGCTCGCGCGGCCGGCGGACTATCTGCCGGTCTGGCAGGACATGCAGGCGTATACCGCGCTGCGCGGCGCCGATACGCCCGACGAGATCTGGCTTTGCGAACATGCGCCGGTCTACACCTTGGGCCAGGCTGGCCTGCCGCAACATGTGCTGAACCCCGGCAACATCCCCATCGTGCATTGCGACCGCGGCGGCCAGGTGACGTATCACGGGCCAGGGCAGGTCATGGCGTATGCGCTGTTCGACCTGCGTCGCGTGGATATGTACGTGAAGGAATACGTCACGCTGCTGGAAGGCGCCGTTATCGACACGCTGACGCAGCACGGCGTGGATGGCGCCTGTCGCAAGCCCGGCGCGCCGGGCGTGTACGTGCCGGACCCCGATCTGGGCCCCGGCAGCGGCGAACTCGCCAAGATCGCGGCGCTGGGCATCAAGATCCGCAACGGGCGCGCCTATCATGGCGTGTCGCTCAATGTGGATATGGACCTGGCTCCTTTCCTGGGCATCAACCCCTGCGGCTACGAAGGGCTGCGCACCGTCGACATGGCGGCCTGCGGCGTGCGCCGCTTGCCCACCGACGTGGGCGACGCGCTGGCGCGGAATCTGGCGGACGCCTGGCGCCGCGCAAGAAGCACGCTTTGA